A section of the Paenibacillus yonginensis genome encodes:
- a CDS encoding FecCD family ABC transporter permease translates to MRIRRFTGLAAGLLLLLLASALLSLRFGAVNTPVSAILQELSSGDWMVLKYRLPRLILAVLVGINMAVSGSILQGITRNPLASPEIVGVSAGGGLAAVVVLLGFPAFGASALPPAAFAGALIAAVIVYLAAYQKGGIQPMRLALTGVAISTGFQALITYMIVKYALDSSQALVWLKGSLYARSWQHVELLWPWTAAGLIVAGIYVRSLNALQLDEETVKGLGLRLPFLRLILLAAAVGLAASAVAVAGTIGFVGLVIPPLSRLLAGPDSRYSLPVAALLGALLVTLADLAGRVIYPPLEIPAGLITALIGAPYFIYVLLRRPTR, encoded by the coding sequence ATGAGAATCAGACGTTTTACCGGCCTGGCAGCCGGGCTCCTCTTGCTTCTGCTGGCTTCGGCCTTGTTGAGTCTGCGGTTCGGCGCTGTCAATACGCCGGTTTCCGCTATTCTTCAAGAACTTAGCAGCGGCGACTGGATGGTGCTGAAATACCGCCTGCCGCGGCTGATTCTTGCCGTGCTGGTAGGCATCAACATGGCCGTATCCGGTTCGATCCTGCAGGGCATAACGCGCAATCCGCTCGCTTCTCCTGAAATTGTCGGCGTGTCGGCCGGGGGCGGGCTTGCAGCCGTCGTGGTCCTGCTTGGCTTCCCGGCCTTTGGTGCATCGGCGCTGCCGCCGGCGGCTTTCGCAGGCGCGCTTATTGCGGCGGTTATTGTCTATTTGGCCGCTTATCAGAAAGGCGGCATCCAGCCGATGCGGCTGGCTTTGACCGGCGTGGCGATTTCGACGGGATTTCAAGCGCTGATCACTTACATGATCGTGAAATACGCCCTCGATTCGTCCCAGGCGCTTGTCTGGCTGAAAGGCAGCCTGTATGCCCGTTCCTGGCAGCATGTAGAGCTGCTGTGGCCCTGGACGGCTGCGGGACTTATCGTTGCCGGAATCTATGTCCGCAGCTTAAATGCGCTCCAGTTGGACGAAGAAACGGTCAAAGGACTGGGCCTGCGGCTTCCGTTCTTGCGTTTGATCCTCTTGGCGGCCGCAGTAGGCCTCGCGGCAAGCGCGGTCGCTGTTGCAGGGACGATTGGATTCGTCGGCTTGGTCATTCCGCCGCTGTCCAGGCTGCTGGCGGGACCGGACAGCCGTTATTCGCTGCCGGTTGCCGCCCTTTTGGGAGCACTGCTGGTCACCTTGGCGGATTTGGCCGGGCGGGTCATTTATCCGCCGCTGGAGATTCCGGCCGGACTGATCACTGCTTTGATCGGTGCGCCTTATTTCATCTATGTGCTGCTTAGACGGCCAACGAGGTAA
- a CDS encoding FecCD family ABC transporter permease — protein sequence MGRLQHKYTARSKSRLWNSPLSMFMIMGLLLLAVAALSLTYRVSGLAWRPLFFPSGSSEDVLLGYTIWQVRLPRLLLAVSLGAVLAVAGCLLQVMTRNKLADPEIMGFNQGASFLAAVSLLFAGGADSTGIVLPAALIGAGICGLLVLLISGYSNKYSGSDPSRLVLAGVAISAFMGSLTTGTILLFETQLNEILYWMAGKLSGAAWRDNYLVWLLDIPVAAGAYLLAGRMNVLEQGDEVASGLGIHVERTRMLLGFLVIVLSGSAVAVAGPIGFVGLMVPHMARRMGGVNHRVLLPLSAVMGALLLSLADFAAQWVDYPSDIPVGIITALLGVPFFLYLLRRRKGGRA from the coding sequence ATGGGCCGTCTGCAGCACAAGTACACAGCGCGATCGAAATCCCGGCTGTGGAATTCGCCGCTAAGCATGTTTATGATCATGGGCCTGCTGCTGCTGGCAGTGGCAGCCCTGAGTTTAACGTACCGGGTAAGCGGTCTCGCTTGGAGGCCGCTCTTTTTCCCTTCCGGAAGCTCTGAGGATGTACTGCTTGGTTATACGATCTGGCAGGTCCGGCTTCCCCGTCTGCTGCTGGCTGTCTCGCTTGGAGCGGTGCTGGCCGTGGCCGGCTGTCTCCTGCAGGTGATGACCCGCAACAAGCTGGCCGATCCGGAGATCATGGGGTTTAATCAGGGGGCTTCCTTCCTGGCTGCGGTCTCCCTGTTGTTTGCCGGCGGGGCTGATTCTACCGGCATAGTTCTGCCTGCCGCTTTAATCGGGGCTGGGATCTGCGGACTGCTGGTGTTATTGATTTCGGGCTACAGCAACAAATACAGCGGGAGCGACCCTTCAAGGCTGGTGCTGGCAGGGGTGGCGATCAGCGCGTTTATGGGTTCGCTTACGACAGGTACGATCCTGCTGTTTGAAACGCAGTTGAACGAAATTTTATACTGGATGGCCGGAAAGCTGTCAGGTGCGGCATGGAGAGATAATTATCTGGTATGGCTGCTGGATATCCCGGTCGCAGCGGGCGCTTACCTGTTGGCAGGCAGAATGAACGTGCTCGAGCAGGGGGACGAGGTGGCCTCGGGCCTGGGCATTCACGTCGAGCGGACCCGGATGCTGCTGGGATTTCTGGTGATTGTGCTGTCCGGGAGCGCGGTCGCTGTCGCCGGGCCTATCGGTTTTGTGGGCCTTATGGTTCCGCATATGGCAAGGCGGATGGGCGGCGTGAACCATAGGGTGCTGCTGCCGCTGTCAGCGGTGATGGGGGCGCTGCTTCTGTCCCTTGCCGATTTTGCCGCCCAGTGGGTGGACTATCCGTCCGATATCCCGGTAGGGATTATTACGGCGCTTTTGGGCGTGCCGTTTTTTCTTTATTTATTGCGGAGGAGAAAGGGAGGACGGGCATGA
- a CDS encoding TrmB family transcriptional regulator: protein MIEQLRKLGLSELEAKCYLVLHQKSRCSGYEVSKHVSVSRSNVYAALRLLHEKGLCRMLEGDPVLFEAVPIKQVVKLLQSDFDRTARTLVSELEAPPSAPPFFANWKGDKLIRQTIRRLIANAEHSIWVDVWAEDLHQFETALLEAEQRKVSVHLIVMGECHTALQNITIHSIPKGATGSIRHFTLLADNQGALVGSFGADAEKSVLESNHPSIVDLLSNAYRHDVIMLRIEQDFGPELTLKYGEDYQKIKQEHPEIHHYKPSRRSLS, encoded by the coding sequence ATGATCGAACAATTGCGAAAGCTGGGCCTCTCCGAACTTGAAGCGAAATGTTATCTGGTTCTGCATCAGAAATCCCGCTGCTCCGGTTATGAAGTCTCCAAGCATGTCTCGGTATCGCGGAGCAATGTATATGCCGCCCTGCGCCTTCTTCATGAGAAAGGCCTCTGCCGAATGCTCGAAGGCGATCCCGTACTGTTCGAGGCCGTGCCGATCAAGCAGGTCGTAAAGCTGCTGCAGTCCGACTTTGACCGGACCGCGCGGACACTCGTCAGCGAATTGGAGGCTCCGCCAAGCGCTCCTCCTTTTTTCGCCAACTGGAAAGGGGACAAGCTGATCCGGCAGACGATCCGGCGTTTGATTGCCAATGCGGAGCACAGTATTTGGGTAGATGTGTGGGCCGAAGATCTGCATCAGTTCGAGACCGCGCTGCTGGAAGCGGAGCAAAGAAAGGTATCCGTTCATCTGATCGTCATGGGAGAATGCCATACCGCTCTTCAGAATATTACGATTCATAGCATACCAAAAGGCGCGACCGGCTCAATCCGCCACTTTACTTTGCTGGCCGACAACCAAGGCGCCCTGGTCGGAAGCTTTGGAGCGGATGCTGAGAAGTCCGTGCTTGAAAGCAACCACCCCAGCATCGTAGACCTGCTCAGCAATGCCTATCGGCATGATGTCATTATGTTGCGCATTGAGCAGGACTTTGGGCCCGAGCTGACCTTGAAGTATGGGGAAGACTATCAGAAGATCAAGCAGGAGCATCCCGAGATCCATCATTACAAACCTAGCAGGAGGAGTTTATCATAG
- a CDS encoding MFS transporter encodes MLTVVISWQMYALTHDAFSLGLVGLAEFIPMLLLTLIAGQVADRFERRKIIFICQLIECGVVAMLVISTLGDWIQSYHILIAAAILGASRSFENPTNSAMVPDLVDREELPQAAAWSASAGQTASIVGPSLGGLLLYWGPSTVYFTSIAALLISAFLILSIKAKRTVRKAEAISIDSLLNGLRFVFKRKIILGTISLDLFAVLLGGATALLPIFSEDVLHTGSWGLGLLRTAPAVGALLMSLVLTRYSIQHAIGKYLFSSLAVFGLATVLFAVSKSLALSLFALFLIGASDVVSVVIRSTLVQLNTPQEMQGRVNAVNMLFIGTSNQLGEFESGTMAKLVGPVAATIIGGFGTLVVAVLWMYMFPVLRTLKTFYDSSPELQEKEVRQV; translated from the coding sequence ATGTTAACCGTCGTAATCAGCTGGCAGATGTATGCCTTAACCCATGATGCTTTCAGCCTGGGGCTGGTCGGACTGGCCGAATTTATCCCGATGCTGCTCTTAACGCTGATCGCCGGACAGGTAGCGGACCGCTTCGAGCGGCGCAAAATCATTTTTATCTGCCAGCTTATCGAATGCGGCGTCGTAGCTATGCTTGTCATCTCGACCCTCGGCGACTGGATTCAGAGCTATCATATTCTGATTGCCGCCGCCATTTTAGGAGCCTCCCGCTCGTTTGAGAATCCAACCAACTCCGCGATGGTTCCCGATCTGGTGGATAGAGAAGAGCTGCCGCAGGCCGCGGCCTGGTCAGCATCGGCCGGTCAAACCGCCTCCATCGTGGGCCCATCCTTAGGGGGGCTGCTGCTGTACTGGGGGCCGTCCACCGTTTATTTTACGTCCATAGCCGCCTTGCTGATTTCGGCTTTCCTGATTTTGTCCATCAAGGCCAAACGGACCGTCCGCAAAGCTGAAGCCATCAGCATCGACTCGCTGCTGAACGGGCTACGTTTTGTCTTCAAGCGCAAAATCATTTTGGGCACCATTTCACTGGACCTGTTCGCCGTCCTGCTGGGCGGCGCCACGGCGCTGCTGCCGATCTTCTCCGAAGATGTTCTGCACACCGGGAGCTGGGGGCTGGGACTGCTGCGGACTGCGCCGGCAGTGGGGGCATTGCTGATGTCCCTTGTGCTGACCCGCTATTCGATCCAGCATGCAATCGGTAAATATCTGTTCAGCTCGCTGGCCGTCTTTGGTCTGGCCACGGTTCTGTTCGCGGTCTCCAAGAGCCTTGCCCTCTCCCTGTTCGCCTTGTTCCTGATCGGCGCATCGGACGTGGTGAGCGTGGTTATCCGCTCTACGCTGGTACAGCTCAATACACCACAGGAAATGCAGGGCCGGGTGAACGCCGTCAACATGCTGTTTATCGGCACCTCGAACCAGCTAGGCGAATTCGAGTCCGGCACGATGGCTAAACTGGTCGGTCCGGTGGCGGCGACGATTATCGGCGGTTTCGGAACGCTGGTTGTAGCGGTTCTGTGGATGTACATGTTCCCGGTGCTGCGGACGTTGAAGACTTTCTACGACAGCAGTCCCGAGCTGCAGGAGAAGGAAGTCCGGCAGGTCTGA